The following coding sequences lie in one Syngnathoides biaculeatus isolate LvHL_M chromosome 16, ASM1980259v1, whole genome shotgun sequence genomic window:
- the kank2 gene encoding KN motif and ankyrin repeat domain-containing protein 2, which produces MAQVLHMDPGFPGKLSSPAGPPLHGKEQEAPYSVETPYGYRLDLDFLKYVNDIEKGNTIKKVPVQRRPRYGSLPRGGYGYAGSWWTSTESLCSNASVDSRQSSFSYCAPGYHTAHRPNFSTARVEKTLLDARRKLEEEKEGRRFSNLGSMHSSVVGSNTSISSAHSFNRAHGGGGSFTPMSSGLSTPVTPTPAHLQHVREQMAAALRKIRDLEEQVKTIPVLQVKISVLQEEKRQLSVQLKSQKFLGFNRGRSRGELYIDIPEEEAGAGAKGADKTSGPMSPATPEGSKQDSGCEIEETVIVAGARPDAKRELRTIGVGPEGQKSSRQVGVGVREVDLGLLPEAEALKNQVVHLEAQLKKMMAELHAAQLQATSAQKDEGPRAERPVMATTVGWQELQDGNLQTVVSFARQSPRTERRTVGIQVYTLEQPTVVEVGTLLRAVSCSSPSPLFGGHRREAADSSAEVPAGLPIAVSSKQVRDVLKSELSTSVPVSNSAVAGGAAAKQIAAACFKGDETRPEAGAESAQGGHAEASSPQSSLRSIMKRKAEGEPGSPSTKKNLQFIGVNGGYESTSSDDSSSSDEESDSSEYHEAREKLPESTAEHQQPSRPPEGDAVPQRPDSPPATSDKARLSPATETAAPECSSGASGAGPAPPRPENGSACQETVSPASATSTESKSPLTSSAGPDVAGQRADAAAPSSRSESEPASSSVPAKQVRLELSDGLMSALHDLQKALGEPNAFSQQGAREAYTSVLQEWLRVSCHKAADAAAVRAYVDAFAAVSPQLLEFVINMADGNGNTALHYTVSHSNFPVVKLLLDTGLCNADKQNKAGYTAIMLTALAAFHSDGDLQAVLQLLRTGDVNAKASQAGQTALMLAVSHGRGDMVRALLSCGAQVNVRDDDGSTALMCACEHGHVDIVRQLLSAPGCDATLADNDGSTALSIALEASQNDIAVLLYAHLNFAKPPSPVSPKSPLLGSPPPAGETK; this is translated from the exons ATGGCTCAAGTGCTGCACATGGACCCGGGCTTTCCAG GGAAGCTCAGCTCGCCAGCTGGCCCCCCCCTGCACGGCAAGGAGCAGGAGGCGCCCTACTCGGTGGAGACCCCCTACGGCTACCGTCTGGACCTGGACTTCCTCAAGTACGTCAACGACATCGAGAAGGGAAACACCATCAAGAAGGTGCCCGTCCAGCGCCGGCCGCGCTACGGCTCGCTGCCCCGCGGCGGCTACGGCTACGCCGGCTCCTGGTGGACCTCCACGGAGTCTCTGTGCTCCAACGCCAGCGTGGACAGTCGGCAGTCCAGCTTCTCCTACTGCGCTCCGGGCTACCACACCGCGCACCGGCCCAACTTCAGCACCGCCCGCGTGGAGAAGACCTTGCTGGATGCGCGCCGAaagctggaggaggagaaagaaggaaggaggtTCTCCAACCTGGGCAGTATGCACAGCAGCGTGGTCGGGTCCAACACCTCCATCAGCAGCGCGCACAGCTTCAACCGGGCCCACGGAGGCGGAGGATCCTTCACGCCCATGAGCTCCGGCCTGTCCACCCCGGTGACGCCGACCCCGGCCCATTTGCAGCACGTCCGGGAGCAGATGGCCGCCGCCCTCAGGAAGATCCGAGACCTGGAGGAGCAGGTCAAGACCATCCCGGTGCTCCAGGTGAAGATCTCCGTGCTGCAGGAGGAGAAGCGACAGCTTAGCGTCCAGCTGAAAAGCCAGAAGTTTCTGGGCTTCAACCGAGGTCGGAGCCGGGGGGAGCTCTACATCGACATCCCGGAAGAGGAGGCCGGCGCCGGAGCGAAGGGCGCCGACAAGACGTCGGGGCCCATGTCTCCCGCCACGCCCGAAGGCTCCAAACAAGACTCGGGATGCGAGATCGAGGAGACGGTGATCGTGGCCGGCGCCAGACCGGATGCCAAACGGGAGCTGCGCACGATCGGAGTTGGACCGGAGGGCCAGAAGAGCAGCCGGCAGGTTGGGGTGGGCGTACGGGAGGTCGATCTGGGGCTGCTGCCGGAGGCCGAGGCTCTGAAGAACCAAGTGGTTCATCTCGAGGCCCAgctgaaaaaaatgatggcGGAGCTCCACGCCGCGCAGCTGCAGGCGACGTCCGCCCAGAAGGACGAGGGTCCTCGGGCCGAGCGCCCCGTGATGGCCACCACCGTGGGCTGGCAAGAGCTGCAGGACGGCAACCTGCAGACGGTGGTCAGCTTCGCGCGGCAGTCCCCGCGCACTGAACGCAGAACCGTCGGCATCCAGGTGTACACGCTGGAACAGCCCACCGTGGTGGAGGTGGGCACTCTGCTCCGAGCGGTCAGCTGCAGCTCCCCCTCACCGCTCTTCGGGGGCCACCGCAGAGAAGCGGCGGACAGCTCCGCAG AAGTGCCAGCGGGCTTGCCAATCGCAGTCAGCTCCAAGCAGGTGCGCGACGTCCTCAAGAGCGAGCTGTCCACCTCGGTGCCCGTGTCCAACTCCGCCGTCGCCGGCGGCGCCGCGGCCAAGCAGATCGCCGCCGCGTGCTTCAAAGGGGACGAGACCCGCCCGGAAGCCGGCGCGGAGTCGGCCCAAGGCGGCCACGCCGAAG CCTCGTCTCCCCAATCCTCTCTGAGGTCCATCATGAAGCGGAAAGCGGAGGGAGAACCCGGATCGCCGTCCACCAAGAAGAACCTCCAGTTCATCGGCGTCAATGGCGG CTACGAGTCGACGTCGTCGGACGACAGCAGCAGCTCGGACGAGGAAAGCGACTCCAGCGAGTATCACGAAGCCCGGGAAAAACTGCCCGAGTCCACGGCTGAGCACCAGCAACCCTCCCGGCCTCCAGAGGGCGACGCCGTACCTCAGCGCCCCGACTCGCCGCCCGCAACCTCGGACAAAGCTCGACTGTCACCAGCGACCGAGACCGCGGCTCCAGAATGTTCCTCCGGGGCATCTGGCGCCGGCCCGGCTCCCCCCCGCCCAGAAAACGGTTCCGCCTGCCAGGAGACTGTCAGCCCGGCATCAGCCACCAGCACTGAATCCAAGTCGCCCCTTACCTCCTCAGCCGGTCCGGACGTCGCCGGGCAACGAGCGGACGCCGCGGCCCCCTCGAGCCGGTCGGAATCCGAGCCCGCGTCTTCGAGCGTCCCCGCTAAACAAGTCAG GTTAGAACTCAGCGACGGCCTGATGTCGGCGCTTCACGACCTTCAAAAGGCCCTCGGAGAGCCCAACGCCTTCAGCCAGCAAGGAGCG AGGGAGGCGTACACCAGCGTGCTGCAGGAGTGGCTGCGCGTGTCCTGCCACAAGGCGGCGGACGCGGCGGCGGTCCGGGCCTACGTGGACGCCTTCGCCGCCGTCTCGCCTCAGCTGCTGGAGTTCGTCATCAACATGGCGGACGGCAACGGGAACACGGCGCTGCACTACACCGTCTCGCATTCCAACTTCCCCGTGGTGAAACTGCTGCTCGACACCG GTCTGTGTAATGCCGACAAGCAGAACAAGGCGGGCTACACGGCCATCATGCTGACCGCTTTGGCCGCCTTCCACTCGGACGGCGACCTGCAAGCGGTCCTGCAGCTGCTGCGGACCGGCGACGTCAATGCAAAAGCCAGCCAG GCCGGCCAGACGGCGCTGATGCTGGCGGTCAGCCACGGCCGAGGGGACATGGTGCGAGCCCTCCTGTCCTGCGGGGCGCAGGTCAACGTCCGCGACGACGACGGCTCCACGGCGCTGATGTGCGCCTGCGAGCACGGCCACGTGGACATCGTGCGGCAGCTGCTGTCGGCGCCCGGCTGCGACGCCACCCTCGCCGATAAC GACGGCAGCACGGCGCTGTCCATCGCGCTGGAGGCCAGCCAGAACGACATCGCCGTGCTTCTCTACGCTCACCTCAACTTCGCGAAGCCTCCTTCCCCC GTTTCCCCCAAATCTCCTCTGctgggctcccccccccccgccggcgaaacaaaatga